A genomic window from Vigna radiata var. radiata cultivar VC1973A chromosome 2, Vradiata_ver6, whole genome shotgun sequence includes:
- the LOC106776293 gene encoding expansin-B3, translated as MQLHRASTAAKGLACFIFALKLVLLYAAEGQPQHRGPDLHWYPGTATWYGEPEGDGSTGGACGYGSMVDVKPFRARVGAVGPLLFMNGEGCGACYKVRCLDKSICSRRAVTVIITDECPGCPSDQTHFDLSGAAFGRMAIAGENGPLRDRGQIPVIYRRTPCKYPGRKIAFHVNEGSTPFWLSLLVEFEDAEGDIGSMHIRESGSTEWLQMNHLWGANWCIIGGPLRGPFSVKLSSSSGRSLSARDVIPGSWVPKATYTSRLNFYP; from the exons ATGCAGCTCCACCGTGCCTCCACCGCGGCAAAAGGCCTTGCCTGCTTCATTTTCGCCTTGAAACTCGTGCTGTTGTACGCCGCCGAGGGACAGCCTCAGCACCGCGGTCCCGACCTACATTGGTACCCCGGAACCGCCACCTGGTACGGCGAACCCGAAGGAGACGGCAGCACCG GTGGGGCATGTGGGTATGGTTCGATGGTGGACGTGAAGCCGTTCAGGGCGCGAGTGGGAGCAGTGGGGCCCTTGCTGTTCATGAACGGCGAAGGGTGCGGTGCCTGCTACAAGGTGAGGTGTTTGGACAAGAGCATATGTTCGAGACGAGCTGTGACAGTCATAATTACCGACGAGTGTCCAGGTTGCCCCTCTGACCAAACACACTTCGATCTCAGTGGTGCCGCCTTTGGTCGCATGGCCATTGCTGGCGAGAACGGTCCTCTCAGAGACCGTGGTCAAATCCCTGTCATTTACCGAAG AACACCATGTAAATATCCCGGTAGAAAAATTGCTTTTCATGTCAACGAAGGCTCCACACCATTTTGGCTATCACTTCTGGTTGAGTTTGAGGACGCAGAAGGAGATATTGGCTCCATGCATATACGAGAA TCAGGATCTACAGAATGGCTGCAGATGAATCACCTCTGGGGTGCAAATTGGTGCATTATTGGGGGACCTTTAAGAGGACCATTCTCAGTGAAATTGAGCTCTTCCAGTGGTAGAAGCCTTTCTGCAAGAGATGTTATTCCAGGAAGTTGGGTTCCAAAGGCGACTTACACTTCTCGGCTAAATTTCTACCCTTAG